A stretch of the Phaeodactylum tricornutum CCAP 1055/1 chromosome 15, whole genome shotgun sequence genome encodes the following:
- a CDS encoding udp-n-acetylglucosamine n-acetylglucosaminyltransferase (enzyme involved in glycosylation biosynthetic pathway), whose translation MKKKTPIRTMVVLGSGGHTTELLALCKRLDRDRYELVYVKASTDTTSASRVQQQNSDCSTTVTIYDIPRSREVGQSYASSVGSTLYATVYAFRLVFAVRPDLVLCNGPGTCLPIAVAAFIGRIFCVMGGRIIFCESFCRVQTLSLTGKLLYAWVDIFIVHWPDLHRKFPMSVLGSSFVPN comes from the coding sequence atgaaaaagaagactCCGATACGAACGATGGTCGTCCTCGGATCCGGTGGACACACGACGGAACTACTGGCCTTGTGTAAACGTTTAGATCGAGACCGCTACGAGCTTGTGTACGTGAAGGCCTCCACGGATACCACTTCGGCGTCTCGtgtgcagcaacaaaattCGGACTGTAGCACGACAGTGACTATTTACGACATTCCTCGTTCACGGGAAGTTGGCCAGTCCTATGCGAGTAGTGTGGGATCAACCTTGTACGCAACAGTATATGCCTTTCGATTAGTATTTGCGGTCCGACCCGACCTTGTACTCTGCAATGGTCCAGGCACTTGTTTGCCGATTGCAGTGGCAGCCTTTATTGGACGCATATTTTGCGTCATGGGAGGACGAATCATCTTTTGCGAAAGCTTTTGCCGAGTACAGACGCTTTCTTTGACGGGCAAGTTGCTGTATGCGTGGGTAGATATCTTCATCGTACACTGGCCTGATTTGCATCGCAAATTTCCCATGTCCGTTTTGG